The genomic segment tatacctgcttccacaaaatactcattgaggggtgcgatataactacttcaacaaaatactgagtaaggggtgcgatataccggcttccacaaaatacagataaaggggtttgatatacctgtttctagaaatggccttgcggttcgcccggcggtcgttttgtgaCAAACtctgcttgttcgcgattcgccgaacatatggtgatatttGCACGCACCttgttttttgcatagcgccgaactttgacccatgacacccctcaggtgggacaggacagccaattgagatgtttcagcacatggacacacccccaatcctataacagaacctgatctggcagccattttacattatgtcctTAGCCAGTGTTGGGAGagtttgcattttggagcagggacagttagggacaccaaacgctagctaaggctgggttcacacgggcgagatttccgcacgggtgcagtgCGTGTAtcggcactgaatccggacccactcacttctatggggctgtgcagatgagcagtgatttttacgcatcacttgtgcgttgtgtgaaaatcgcagcatgctctatactgtgcgtttttcacgcaacgcaggccccatagaagtaaatggggctgcgtgaaaatcgcaagcatctgcaagcaagtgcggatgcgatgcgattttcacgcatagttgctaagatgaaagtctattcactgtattattttcccttataacatggttataagggaaaataatagcattctttaatacagaatgcttagtagaaggtcaattgagggttaaaaaataaaaaaaaattaactaaccTCCTCTTAATTGCGTAGTTGccaatctcttcttacttctttaatcatgagctgccggctaaaggacctgtggtgacgtcacatcacatggtccatcaccgtgatgatggaccatgtgatgagctcagtgacgtcaccacaggtcctttgacaggtcctgaagaaagaacaggagaccggcagctacgcgatcaattggaggaggtgagttaattttttattttattttttaaccctcaattgaccttctactaagcattctgtattaagaatgctattattttcccttataaccatgttataagggaaaataattacatctacacaaccttgaacccaaacctgaacttgagTGAAGAACCAcattcggttttttatcacgcgcgtgcaaaacgcattgcacccgtgcgataaaaactgaacagaacgcaatcacagtcaaaactgactgcaattgcgtacctactcgcgcgagtttaccgcaatgcacccgggacgcatgtggagccaaaacgtgacgcccatgtgaacccagcctaatagggccacaaaagtccttttaaggactggtataggtgttctaTCGAAAGGTGCAATATAGGGGTGtgtgatatactttctaacatagaaattatattatagtgtatttgtattgtgcagcagttgtgtgcggttctgctgcgataccgcagctatatagagggacaaatgctattggagtaactaattgcaacgggtgagatatacctgttgcccccaaaaaacttgttaagggttgcgatataccttctgtggcgaaaccaacctcgccactgggttttggagaggactggctgctggcctcttgccccaggattatgggccatatactaacttttaaacccctgaaccgattcaagtgaattttggataggtttgtccccacgttataatgtttgaattaatgtaagttatatgtatggccaatgtaaactcacaaagttgtaacaatttataataagtgtaacttgtcagcttgggaggaaatgctgggtgtgtttccattgtgccattgtccgtttaaatggtgatgtctgttctgttgtcctcacatgtgtattggcgatctccctttgtcctcagagataattggattgctcttcaggttgtctggactgagaggaggaaaccatgatgcattgtggggatatgttgtcctatgtcacagtcttcattctggtcctctgggggcgtgaacgattggttgctgtagttacgttgtatgtcttgtaatatactgattggttgtatttcaaacccctgtgggcagtactatgtttgttttttgtgaataaaagaggctgtacttcaagtacagtcagaccactgtttgaccctcaacacggagccttgtctcgttattggggggattcactgtatgctgttagaagaccgattgccagaaggataagctgatccctgttcgtctgctagcagctattcgtgaggttccagtttggagtgctactttgtatccagttcgggagttggtgttctgcagtagctgtgcctgtctctcagaaaggggcttattacctaaacagattttaaccccttgtctgcggaaacggtccgttacattggtggcagcagtgggatcgttcctacagccagaaggacagctacaaagaaacatcattccctggaattacaatttgagggcaacgcatgtcccagtacagcgaccctgacagcaccagaatggaaacagcagtggagtacgatgagggtgtcatggatgaccgagatgcagtccgcaaaggcatctggtaccaggtactgggtattgtggagtatatgcaggacgagagactccccacggaagaccagcggttgcagaagcgagtagccctgcggatgcccttcctgggagagcagccccgggagggatgggtaaaggaattggaactcctagcatggcgggagctgtggctggaagatgcctaccaggcgctctggtggtatggggcacagtacctacccaggacagctgagcatgacaagccggagggagaggagtttgatggtcctggcttgttatgggagaccttttcagagctggagtttgggagccctacacaagcccggttccatgatctcttggaatggagggagagcaggtatgactgggacgacactcatgagattgagcaggacctggtccacctggtgacccgggagatggagctggaacagggctaccagcagctgttccacgccagtgagaaggctcagcaggacagtaaggtgacagacccagtctccattccccagcggcagtgtgaattgcagggaattgggagcccagtctccattccccagcggcagtgtgaaatgcagggagaggagagcagcgtcctccctcctcagcggcaggcggagttacagggggcagaggtagttgttcctgccccccagcagcagcatgattttttgggaattgggagcccagtctccattccccagcggcaggcggagttacagggggcagagacagtcggtcctgtcccccagcggcagagtgtccagcagggaatagagagcccagtctcctttccccagcagcaggacactgtattgggagcggagacggtcggtcgccctccccagcggctggaagtatatatgggggaggagctcattaccccctctccccagcggcagcttaacgcaccagggggacaaagtaagccccacaacagtgcagatgggaccgtggtctctgcacttacagcacagggggtagagacagtcggtctccccctccaacaaccaggctccaaccaggcttcttccgtggtagcgctggcaccagggcagagtaccgctgatccctgcccacaaagcaacctccactccaagccagggagcaacacagaaaccgggagtaccagcttccaacataaccttggtggactcactggacagagacaggctactaaagtcaacaggtccagtatttggttgtgggtgggctgccagactaactcaggtaccgaccggcgtgaggtcaggtacctggttagtcttccctggggggggggagatgtgtggcgaaaccaacctcgccactgggttttggagaggactggctgctggcctcttgccccaggattatgggccatatactaacttttaaacccctgaaccgattcaagtgaattttggataggtttgtccccacgttataatgtttgaattaatgtaagttatatgtatggccaatgtaaactcacaaagttgtaacaatttataataagtgtaacttgtcagcttgggaggaaatgctgggtgtgtttccattgtgccattgtgtgtttaaatggtgatgtctgttctgttgtcctcacatgtgtataggcgatctccctttgtcctcagagataattggattgctcttcaggttgtctggactgagaggaggaaaccatgatgcattgtggggatatgttgtcctatgtcacagtcttcattctggtcctctgggggcgtgaacgattggttgctgtagttacgttgtatgtcttgtaatatactgattggttgtatttcaaacccctgtgggcagtactatgtttgttttttgtgaataaaagaggctgtacttcaagtacagtcagaccactgtttgaccctcaacacggagccttgtctcgttattggggggattcactgtatgctgttagaagaccgattgccagaaggataagctgatccctgttcgtctgctagcagctattcatgaggttccagtttggagtgctactttgtatccagttcgggagttggtgttctgcagtagctgtgcctgtctctcagaaaggggcttattacctaaacggattttaaccccttgtctgcggaaacggtccgttacatcttctttcacaaaatcctgattgaggggtgctatataccagtttccgccaaatattgattgaggggtgctatataccttcttccacaacatactgattgaggggtgctattgctttataccttcttccaccaaatactgattgaggggtgccataagctgcgattggacagtgctacagcctgggagacggagacgcccaggagaaaaaGGACAGGCTCCTCCCAGTGTTACCAAGTCAGCGAAAATATCGGGGGACATAGAGGAGAAGAGAGCGGCGccccggaataatagtaagtgcagtgagatcacgGTGCGACGCTCTACATAGtctgatagttatcttacaatgtttggactgatgaaaggtcctctttaatagtaAGTGCCTCATCAAGTACCTCTTCACATAATGGCCAACATGGGTTACTGTGGGTATTTCTTTGTTATCAAATAACATCATTCTTTAATTGGAATCAAAATCAAAGTCTAAATTCTGGAATTGTGATCGTATCCTTTCTCttctgtgacttctctcatgactATCAAGATCTGATTTTTGCGTAAAACAttgctcacattctgaacatgaatattgcTTCTTTCCTGTATGAATTTTCACATTTCTAATAAGATCGAGTTTCTTTTTAAAACATTTCAATGAatttggcttctctcctgtgtgatctaGCGCATGTGTAACCCAACTTTGTctgtgtgtaaaacatttcccacattctgaacatgaatatcgtttctctcctgtgtgacgtttctctcctgtgtgacgtctctgatgtgtaacaagatttgatttctctgtaaaacatttcccacattctgaacatgaatatcgtttctctcctgtgtgacttctctgatgtgcaTTAAGacctgatttctgtgtaaaacaattcccacattctgaacatgaatacggtttctctcctgtatgaattcTCTTATGTATAATAAGTTTTGAGAGctcactaaaacatttcccacattctgaacatgaatgtggtttctctcctgtgtgacttctctgatgtgcaTGAAGAGTTGAATTCTgtgaaaaacatttcccacattctgaacatgaatacggtttctctcctgtatgaattcTCTTATGTTTAACAAGACTTGAGTTCTCACTAAAACatctcccacattctgaacatgaatgcgGCTTCTCTCCTCTATGACGTATCACATGTTTAACAAGAGTTTGTCtaactgtaaaacatttcccacattctgaacatgaatacggcttctctcctgtgtgacttctctcatgccgAACAAGCTCCGATTTATAtgcaaaatatttcccacattttggacatgaaaacggcttctcccgTGTGCGAATTCTTCTGTCTGTAGAAAGACTTGATCTTTTTGTGATCTCTTGAAACCTTTCACCCCCTTTCTGACCAGCCCTTGTGGTagcaatctgtgattggtcagaaGATTCCTCATGAACAGGGggattatatgacagatctgtactgtgaagtcctggatgtacattaaggttttctcctgaagagcacTGCATGTTGTCTTCATCTTCTACTTTATAATTTAGTGACAACATGAAGTTTCCCTCAGAATTCTTATGGGAATTTTCTGCTAaagatacaaaataaaataaaaatgtttttaaaatctAAATTATAGAGTCGACAAACTTCTAACattcctattaaaggggttttctcatctcactgTTACCAAGTCAAGAAAACCACCCGGCCGGGAAACAGCAGAGTGCTCCAGCGCCCACTGTTTCAGTAGCTTCCATTGCAGCACATAAAAGCTATGGAAACTGAAAAACACAGCAAACTATGCTGTATCTGAGTTAGAGAAACTGAAGCTTGCTGTGCTATCGTTTCCATATATCTCCCATGTGCCAGTGCTCTCTGCTGTTTACAGGTCGGCTGGTGGTCTAGACTGTGTCTCATCTTACATTAGTAACAGGAACATAAGACAACCCCTTAGGCTGGAAGAAGCCATTCACTTTGAATCCTCTCCCGGCTTTGGCTAAAAACAAACTGTGCAAAAACTGCACTTGTGATCCCAGCCTTATAAAGCTTCTACAACTTCCTGACAAAGTCCAGGATTCTGGTTTACAGTCGGTCCTGacttttattacatacagtaaatcATGACttgataaaacaaaaaaatctgaaaagcCGGACCTTGTCTGGAAATGAGCCCTGTTCTCTGCCAACACATTTTGCCCTTCAAGAATAACTGGACAAAATTTTACTACAATAAGGAGCATCATGGTTGGAGCTGCTTTGCTCCACAGGGTCTGGAGACCCGGCTACCATTGGGTGAACAATAGCTGGAGATTAGATCTGCTGCATGGTGACACACTTCTGTCTATCTCTATACCCCTACTGGTTGGCTTTTGTGTCACAATGGCGCATCTGggtctgcacatgacggctcttaccttgtgatatcagaggctggtgctcctccattacatgtcactgcacacacgtgtatacactgcacatgacggctcttactttgtgatataagaggctggtgctcctccattacatgtcactgcacacacgtgtatacactgcacatgacggctcttaccctgtgatataagaggctggtgctcctccattacatgtcactgcacacacgtgtatacactgcacatgacgggtcttaccttgtgatataagaggctggtgttcctccattacatgtcactgcacacacgtgtatacactgcacatgacggctcttaccttgtgatataagaggctggtgctcctccattacatgtcactgcacacacgtgtatacactgcacatgacggctcttaccctgtgatataagaggctggtgctcctccattacatgttactgcacacacgtgtatacactgcacatgacggctcttaccttgtgatataagaggctggtgctcctccattacatgtcactgcacacacgtgtatacactgcacatgacgggtcttaccctgtgatataagaggctggtgctcctccattacatgttactgcacacacgtgtatacactgcacatgacggctcttaccttgtgatataagaggctggtgctcctccattacatgtcactgcacacacgtgtacacactgcacatgacggctcttaccttgtgatataagaggctggtgctcctccattacatatcactgcacacacgtgtatacactgcacatgacggcacttaccttgtgatataagaggctggtgctcctccattacgtcactgcacacacgtgtatacactgcacatgacggctcttaccttgtgatataagaggctggtgctcctccatcatggcctccttgtacaggtccttgtgtccttctatatactcccactcctccatggagaaatagacagtgacgtcctgacaccttataggaacctgacaacacaatgacaccgtcatcacccagacccctccagtgcttttactggagaatttcccagcattcccagcagtgtcacctctccagtcagcagctccatcatcttgtgggtgagttctaggatcttctgctcatgtatcagggggtgagggggaggctctgtgatggggggaggggtcctgctccgccctcctgactcctggagatggatgatgggagtcacacagtcccccgatgtcttcttcactattgtgtactcctgtggatggagagagacacttagggaataaacccttcagggccatgtgctctcctccggccctctcctcctggtacaacgtgcctacttacctcctcatggctcctacatcatgactattggtcactggtcacatgacacatcactcaccatactggtGGCTGATctccaggttctccatcacttggaaggtctggaggccgttctccaggaccctggactcttcctatcacttcctatgatggattctccttcccgatgtctgacttgttacagaatacaataaagaggagagaaatctagaaaagtttacctctccgctcagcagggagatgatctccaaggtgaggtctaatattcttctgctgatctccttcctgtccatccttggtggtcgttcaggagaagaggagagaactggaggagctggaggcttctagtactgcaggcgcctttatgagaagaggagaggacatcatccaggggacaagaccagatgtcacctccagaaccgcacttcctgagcctggaggggccccgcttctcagagcccccacctaatggattccaggggccccaacatggagatctctggtggctccacaggagataaatgtctgatagatgcaggtcccacctctgggctgtgctcagctgtgtccagaactcctagagaagagactggagagagctgagctcaggccgggccccgctccattcattctcctcctggaggcaggggcccctcaccaggacagccaggggccagcgaatgatgacaacccccactctccccactactcctcccccatcatactaagctgaggagcggagaaggattccttgtgtgtaatggaggagaatctccagaggtgacatgtctgagctctccaccacactgtctcctcacagctcatcttacctgcaggctggaggaatggctgataccagagagaacaagagccctgactaccgaccaggacctgcccagtatctgctgcactgccagagctgaaggacctggggtgacgtcactgtcatgtgatcagtgcagggggcggggctcagcagcgaatgatgacaacccccactatccccactactcctccaccatcatactaagctgaggagcggagaaggattccttgtgtgtaatggaggagaatctccagaggtgacatgtctgagctctccaccacactgtctcctcacagctcatcttacctgcaggctggaggaatggctgataccagagagaacaagagccctgactaccgaccaggacctgcccagtatctgctgcactgccggagctgaaggacctggggtgacgtcaccgtcatgtgatcagtgcagggggcggggctcaggagTGGAGAAGAGGTgggaaaggacctgtgatgatgtcaccatcatgtgatcagtgcggggggcgtggctcagcagtggagaggagaagaggtggtgaaggttgaaaagaaaggaaaaaggtGCTCCCCCTGCGCTCCTGTTATTTGACCAGACAGATCTACCTGGATGGGGAGATCCCGCTGCTTACTGTCTAGTgaggagctattgttctcctcAGAATAAAGTAATGAGAGAGGAGTATGTCACCCTTAGGTGATACAAGACAGATAGCGCTAGAGTGTGTGGTCAagacagctggtcccataaacaaTACTAGCCTGGTATAATGCTGATAATGTTAGCAATGGTGTGGTACAATATTAGTAGTAGTATTGTTGTAATAGTGTATGTTAATTATCCTTTGGGTGGAAAGTCAAGCAGGAATAAAACTGAAAACTGACATAGGTTATGGCAGCAGTGTCACTACCTTATTATTCATCCGATGTCGGTTCCTCAGTTGGTGGTTTGATCTGAAGGAGTGGGAGTTGGTTGCTCTACGATTCTTCTGCTGGTCCTGTTCCTTTAAGACACGGCGTCCTCCTGGCTCACCTCctagcagcagcgcggccccggccggaagcacgtgCAGCGTGAGGGAGCTTGTTGTTCTGTTGCCCGGGAAACCGTtggtggtgacgtcaccgcttTGAGTACAggagcctccgtaggacaaaagacttttgtcctacggaggctccTGTACTCAaagcggtgacgtcaccaccaACGGTTTCCCGGGCAACAGAACAACAAGCTCCCTCACGCTGcacgtgcttccggccggggccgcgctgctgctagGAGGTGAGCCAGGAGGACGCCGTGTCTTAAAGGAACAGGACCAGCAGAAGAATCGTAGAGCAACCAACTCCCACTCCTTCAGATCAAACCACCAACTGAGGAACCGACATCGGATGAATAATAAGGTAGTGACACTGCTGCCATAACCTATGTCAGTTTTCAGTTTTATTCCTGCTTGACTTTCCACCCAAAGGATAATTAACATACACTATTACAACAATACTACTACTAATATTGTACCACACCATTGCTAACATTATCAGCATTATACCAGGCTAGTAttgtttatgggaccagctgtctTGACCACACACTCTAGCGCTATCTGTCTTGTATCACCTAAGGGTGACATACTCCTctctcagtggtggtgaaggacctgggggGTGATGTcgcggtcatgtgatcagtggagggggcggggctcagcagtgactaccgaccaggacctgcccagtatctgctgcactgccggagctgaaggacctgtggtgacgtcactgtcacgtgatcagtgcagggggcggggctcagcagtggagagtagAAGAGGTGGGGAAGGACttggggtgacgtcaccgtcatgtgatccgtacagggggcggggctcagcagtgactaccgaccaggacctgctgcACTGTCGGGAGATGCTAgagtggagttgttagaaggaggtctgtgacgtcactggtcacatgctcc from the Bufo bufo chromosome 2, aBufBuf1.1, whole genome shotgun sequence genome contains:
- the LOC120991998 gene encoding zinc finger protein 528-like, producing MMEEHQPLISQAENSHKNSEGNFMLSLNYKVEDEDNMQCSSGENLNVHPGLHSTDLSYNPPVHEESSDQSQIATTRAGQKGGERFQEITKRSSLSTDRRIRTREKPFSCPKCGKYFAYKSELVRHERSHTGEKPYSCSECGKCFTVRQTLVKHVIRHRGEKPHSCSECGRCFSENSSLVKHKRIHTGEKPYSCSECGK